From the Coffea eugenioides isolate CCC68of chromosome 1, Ceug_1.0, whole genome shotgun sequence genome, the window CCAAACAGGTCATATAGTTTGATtgtaatatgtatatattttttttcaatcttactcttataattttaaaatttgagttTGATTAATAACATGTATAtgattaaagaaaaaaaggaaagagtaGAAGGTGCTTTGATTTTGttaatataaaaatattttgaaatattgtaAAATAAAAAGTATGATATTTTAATGGGACGAGAGAGTATTATGGATTAAAATTACTCAAACGGAGGGGCTACTCAACCATAATATTATTGTAGCAAACCAtcgctttctttctttttattttattggttaGCCGTTCTAAGTCAGTTTGAATATTATCTGGGACAAAATCTGGTACCAAAAATTGGTCCGGAGTTGTATCCGTTTCTTCATGCCAGTTCAGTGAACCATTTACTAATTTATATTCACTTTTTGACCAGACTGAATAGTGTGACTTTTTGTTTTATCTAATGACCTGGTTGATTTGAGAAATGTGCCCCTATGTAGTAGCTAACAAATATGATAATACTAGGCTCTATATTTAAAACAGGGGATAATGATTGACCTCTTGATCCCACTTGTACAGGAGACAAATATATGCAATTCCCAGAGATGATAGTTGCTTCCTCAAGGAAAGCAGAGGAATCACATTCACTAGCATGAAGAAGAGAACATGATTTTGCCTGTAAGTTTCGCGTACAGACTCTTTTTGCATACCAGCTCCagtgactttttttttcccttcataAAATTATTGCAAGTTGGGATTATGATTGATGATAACTTTGATTATTTTGTGGAGTTTAGTCTATAGATATGAAAAGTTTATCATTTCAGGTCGTGTTATTCGAGGTCAATGACTCCATTGTTGAACTTTGACAATAGGTTGTATGAAAAGCAAAGATAGTTATGGATCACCAGTTCCTGAATTTGAATGGCTCTGGATCTGATGGGACTGTAGTATCCTCTTTGGAGCAATCTGAGTTAAATTTCCAATTACAGAAAGTGTGGGATCCTGTAAAGcgctttggtttcaatgatggTATTGTTTTTGGAAGTCTTGATCCGGAACCTCTGGATCCTAGCAGTTTTGCTCCCTTTTTTAACGTGAGCACTGAGGTTGACTTTCCTGATGAACATGAGTGCTATCCTGTGCTCAAACACATTAACCAGATGCTCATGGAGGAGAATCTGGAAGAGCAACAAAGCATGTCCACTGATCCATTAGCTCTCCAAGCTGCCGAGAAATCCTTGTACGAAATTCTTGGCAAGAACTATCCTCATTCGCCTCGTGCAACATTTGTAACAGCCCTTGAAAATAATGCACATACCCCAGATTGCTTCAGCGAAAGTTCAAGTAACCATGTCGCAAACTGCAGCGATAGTGGTAGCAATTCTGCTGCCTCATGGCCAATTCCTGAGCTCAGTGAGTTATCTGGGAAACAAGGTCATCATCTGGTTAACTCTTGCAAGTCATCCTTCCACACCAATTCAGTCCAGTGCCTTCATATGCTGAAGAATTCGACTATCTGTGGAAATGGGCAGGTGGCATCTCTCACAGATGAAAATCTTATTCCGAGTTTCTACAGTAATCATGAAACCATGATGCTATTTAAGAGAGGGCTAGAGGAAGGTAAAAAATTCCTTCCTTCAGGGAATCAATTAGTTGTTGATTTAGACAAGCATACGCTATCATTAAAACTGGAGCTTCTGGccgaaaaaaagaaagatgagGTGGAAAAATTGGCTGAAATATCAGGAGGAAGGAAGCATCAAAATCAGGACGATGATGATTCACTCAGGGGAAGAAGCAACAAGCAATCCGCAACCAGTGAGGAAGAGGTGGAATTATCAGAACTACTTGACAGAGTACTGCTTCATGCTGATTCCAAAGGCCTAGAAGCGTATTCTGATGTTGATGTCGAACAACCAAATGGATCATTCAAGACCTTGTCTAGGAGTAAATTTCTTCATAGATCTCGTGTCGGAATGAGTCCAGAGAAAAGGCTGGGCGCTGAGGGTGAAGCTCTTGATCTCTTTGGATTGTTAATTAGTTGTGCACAGTTTGTTGCTGCTGATGATCATAGGACTGCAACTGAGAAACTGAAGCAAATTAGGCAGCATGCTTCTTGTCTTGGCGACCCACACCAGAGGCTAGCTTTTATACTTGTCAATGCTCTCGAGGCAAGGTTGGCAGGCACTGGAAGAGACCTGCATGTTGCCTTAACTTCCAAGCGAATTTCAACTGCTGACCAGTTGAAAGCCTACAGGGTGTATCTTTGTTCTCCATTACGGCcgacattttctttctttgcaaatgAAATGATTCTGGAAGCAGCATCAAGAGCCACAATACTTCATATAGTTGATTTTGGCATCACATTTGGCTTCCAGTGGCCTACTCTCATTCAACAGTTATCTAACAGAGATGGCGGGCCTCCCAAGCTCCGCATTACAGGAATAGACTTCCCCCAACCAGGTTTTAGGCCAGCAGAAAGCATGCAGCAGACAGGTCACCGCTTGGCAAAATACTGTGAAAGGTTTAATGTACCGTTCGAGTACCAAGCAATAGCAACAAGAAATTGGGACAAAATCACAATTGAGGAGTTGAAACTTACAAGAAATGAAGTACTTGCAGTGGCCTGTCAGTTTGGCTTAAAGAACATATCTGATGACATGGTGGAGGGTGAATGTCCAAGGGATGCAGTTTTAAGCTTAATCAGGGCGATGAATCCAGATATTCTTGTAACAGATGTTCTTAGTGCACAACTCTCTGGTCCTTTCTTTCTCACTCGATTCCGGGATGccctttcctttttcctcaCCATGTTTGACGCTATTGATAACAATCTACCACGAAAAGATGCACAGCGGATGAAATTTGAACAAGAATTTCTAGGAACTCAATTGTTGAACATCGTTGCATGTGAGGGCTTAGCGCGGGTTGAGAGGTGCGAGACTTACAGAAAGTGGCATGCTCGTTATAACAGGGCTGGCTTCAGGCAACTTCCCTTGAATCAGGATCTGTTGAAGGAACTAAGAGGCAAAGTTAAAAAAGCCTACCACAAAGATTTCATGTTGGATGAAGACGGTTGTTGGATGCTTCAGGGATGGAAAGGGAAGATTATCAGTGCTTGCTCTTGCTGGATTCCTGCATAGAGTATCTGTTCCATGAACTTCCAGGTGCTTCTCTGGATATATGATAAAAACTTGAGTGGTAAAGGCTCTTAAGGTGTTTAGTGGTACAGGCCTGAGACTACCCTGTGATAATGAAATTTAGTTTTTTATTGTGACTTTTTCTTGATGAACTTGTCAATTGTAAATGTAAATGCCATGGAGCCACTGCTTAGTACTTTTAGAGGGCCTATTGTGGACAGGATGTACAAGTGCATCATCTCACAATCACAAGCATGTTGTAAAAATTAAGAATATTTTGGCAAGAAAAATATTGTAAAGAAGAATAAGGAAAGAAATCTCCTTGCAAAGACAAAATTTCTATGGAAAAGAAATAGTAtttagtattttctttttcaaataagaaatattttgttttttgttcATCTTTACCCATTCACCTACACAATATTTCCTTAAGGGTTTTGtcttgactctttttttttttggtagttttttttcttggtttttatGAAATGTAAATCCagttattttcttgttaaagtacttctattattttttcaaaCGGCTCAAAAACACAAGGATTGTTTGTGCTACTAACTTTTTCTAAGaatttctttctatttttagaAAGAATAGAACACTGATGTTTCACTTCTTATGTGGATGTACATGTAGGCTGTTTTTACagactcggaccggaccggccagTGGAACCGAGAACCGGCCAGGCATCCGGTCCGAGCTAGATAAGAAACTCGGATATTAAAAACTCGGTCAAACCCGGTCATAAACCGGTGAACCGGAAAATTTGACCGGTGAACCGGAAAATTAGATCAAcccctgttttttttttgttgccttttttggccttttttttcAGTCAAAAATTTGACTGACCGACACTCAGACGAAATGAACAAAACTCTTGGTCGCTCCTCTGCTTCTCTTTccgaagttttctttctttcttcttcagcCCAATAACCCTAAATCTAAAAGCCTCCACCGTTGTCGCTTGAGATTCACCTGCGGAGTGAAAGGCCTGTTGAGGAAGAGAGACCACCTTCAGTGGCAGCCAGTGAATTAGTTCAGTTGAGGCAAAGACACACAGTTTCTGGTTTGCGATTTTGATGTGGGTAGTCCTTGTTCATCAGCCCAATTAACCTGTTTCCATCTATTTCTAACGCTGTCAGCGCTTCTAAATTCATGTAATAGTAGCATACATCGAATAATTTTTCTAGCTTTGATCATGTCAATTGTCGTGAACACTTTATCCTAATCATGAAAGTCTTCGTTTTTTGCTGAAAAGGGGACTACCTGCAGAAAATTTACCTTTACCTAGCTTTTTTTTAGAGTATGGATGGGGTGAAT encodes:
- the LOC113768009 gene encoding scarecrow-like protein 30 produces the protein MDHQFLNLNGSGSDGTVVSSLEQSELNFQLQKVWDPVKRFGFNDGIVFGSLDPEPLDPSSFAPFFNVSTEVDFPDEHECYPVLKHINQMLMEENLEEQQSMSTDPLALQAAEKSLYEILGKNYPHSPRATFVTALENNAHTPDCFSESSSNHVANCSDSGSNSAASWPIPELSELSGKQGHHLVNSCKSSFHTNSVQCLHMLKNSTICGNGQVASLTDENLIPSFYSNHETMMLFKRGLEEGKKFLPSGNQLVVDLDKHTLSLKLELLAEKKKDEVEKLAEISGGRKHQNQDDDDSLRGRSNKQSATSEEEVELSELLDRVLLHADSKGLEAYSDVDVEQPNGSFKTLSRSKFLHRSRVGMSPEKRLGAEGEALDLFGLLISCAQFVAADDHRTATEKLKQIRQHASCLGDPHQRLAFILVNALEARLAGTGRDLHVALTSKRISTADQLKAYRVYLCSPLRPTFSFFANEMILEAASRATILHIVDFGITFGFQWPTLIQQLSNRDGGPPKLRITGIDFPQPGFRPAESMQQTGHRLAKYCERFNVPFEYQAIATRNWDKITIEELKLTRNEVLAVACQFGLKNISDDMVEGECPRDAVLSLIRAMNPDILVTDVLSAQLSGPFFLTRFRDALSFFLTMFDAIDNNLPRKDAQRMKFEQEFLGTQLLNIVACEGLARVERCETYRKWHARYNRAGFRQLPLNQDLLKELRGKVKKAYHKDFMLDEDGCWMLQGWKGKIISACSCWIPA